Part of the Spinacia oleracea cultivar Varoflay chromosome 5, BTI_SOV_V1, whole genome shotgun sequence genome, TAGACAAGCAGAGAAACAAACTAATCATCAACCATGAAAAATGACAATATTTTTCTTAATCAAGGAATCAGACAAGATAAGAAGAATTTCTGATCAAAACGAGATTATAACTCccaaattcaaatgaaaaaaaaactttCTTACTACTACGAAGTACGGAgtagttaatattttttttttgatattaaTGCATTCAGTTACATGATTGTTTGAAGCTTTTAAACTTGAGCCACTtccaataaaaaagaaaaaaacttgATGGGTTGCCAAATAGGGTAACAGACCCAACTAAATGAGCACATTCAGCAGCAAATCTGTGATTATTCCTTGGATCTTCCAACACAAACTACCTTCCATGTCACTGCCAACAACAAATGTAGCTGTCATTAGTCAAATTTCATAACAAGAATTGTATAGTTATTAGTTAGATTAATAAGATTATGAAGCAGGCCACTTACTCAAAGCTTTAAAGGTTCTGTGCTTATCAGCTGTGATAAACTGGGTTGGCCTCACAATCTTTGCGGGCCCACAAGTATATCCAGGGCCCGGTGCCTTGAATGTGAAATCCCTTGGCAGCTTAACTGTTCTATTTGATGTTCCTGCTTGACCAACACTAATTTGAAAAGAGCTAACAGTATTAGCACGTAATACCCCTCCGCGGCAGCAATTAGCAAATTGCTGGTTGTAAGGTGTACCAGGAAGCAAATCTACCACTTCTGGATTACTCTTACAACAATGAGGAATGTTCCCTTTAAATCTCGAACAATCTCCTTGCTCAGTGGTTTGCGCGCCCATCATCTGCCATATTATCTCCTTTTTGGCCCATGTCCATCCTAGTCTCCACCCTGGGGCTTCAATGTTGCGGTATTTCTGATGGTTGAACATATCGATCACAGCCTGACAGAACGAAAGCAAAATGCATGATTAGGCAAATGAAACAAAGGCAAATCAATGGTGTAGTGTTAGGACTTAGGAGTACTTACAAGATACCCATCAGGGATCCAATTCATAACATCCCATTTTatagtaatatttccatttgaACCGCGTGCATCATAGGCTTCTCCTGCAGTAAGCAAGGATTCAGGAACTTTAATCATCAGTGTCATTCATTCAAATTTACCCATGATCAACCATAAACTTTAATGCACTAATACACAATATTCAATGGATCAATCAAACTATCAAAGCAACATAACATTATCTATCATAACAAAATTTTCATTCTTCGATATCCAAAGTGATgcggaaaataaaataaaattccatCATGCATAATTCAGGAACTAAAACAGAATTCTTGACCAAAAGAGATAAAACACCTAATTAGCTTAGAGCAAAGGTAACTGATTTAATTACCAGTTGACGCGAAAAAAGAGCAGGAAAGCAAGAATGCAAAGAAAACGGTGAAGCTGCTGAGTTTAGCCATGGACATTCTGATGCAGTAAATGACTTGCAGAAAAAGAGAAGGGAAGAGTTTTTATATGAGGTTTGGTTGACTAAGTCAACTTATGCAACTTGTTAGTTTCTTACATACTGCCTTGGCAAGTTGGCCCTTGACTATTCACAAAATCACAAAACAAGTTTGTAACCGACATTGCTGATTTAACAGTCTTGCATATCTCTTTTGTCAAGATTGGCAACACACTTATACAAGCATATAATTATACTTGCCTTATGGGCATTAAAGCTTGTTCATTAGTTCTATCCCCTGACTCATGTTTTGGGCTGCAGACTTCAAGGCCTACTAGTATTAAGTATTATGAAATCAAGAGTTCGAGATATATCTAAGGTCTAAGGACATGTTCTCCTCAGCTTATTTAAATAAGTTTCAGCAAAAAATAAGTATAGTTATGTAAATGTAAGAtaggtttagtataaataacaacaacaacaacaaagccttagtcccaaaatgttttggggtcggctaacatgaatcgtcgtaggaggaCATCATTGttaccaatcaaaccagaaaggagcaggaagtttaaaaaaaaaaaaaaaaaaaaaagtggaatTAACGAAAGTAAAGATAAGaggaaaatgtatatatatattatagaaaaaatattgtaagagataaaaatttttttttgtataataATGTTATATCATACATATAGATAATTATGCTATGAAAAACTAGATTATTATATCATAATTAGACAAATTGTTCTACAAGACGATCTAGTGATGTTTGGATGTCAAAAAGGTTTCTCCAATTTGGGCCTCCCCTGACCATTAAAGAATGAATAGACCCATGAAAGCACAATCCCAGTATCACGTTCCGTTATTAACTTTATGAAAAATTGAGCCAATTTCACAATTTAGAAAAAAACAAACTCTATGTATGGGTTGCTGTATAAATCAGAAACCTGTTATCCCAAGTCAATCAGCAGCAAATCTGTGATTATTTCTTAGATCTTCTCCGAAGCAAGCGCTGTGAATCCTGTTATAACCGTTTCCAGGTTTTAAGCAAACTTGTTTTATAGCTTCTGTTAGCTGAGTTCTTTAACTCGATCTTCTTGAGATTCATTGCTGTATTGATAGATGTAGCTCAGAAGAGATCTTTAGATCCTGCAACAACGTGAAAATTACATCCAAGTCAATTCAATTGTCAACAACAAATGTTGttatttagttaacttttaaaaaaagttatttGATTAGACTAATAGATTATGAACATGATATCAAGGAGCCAACAATCAAAGCATAAGCTCATTAAGCAGGCCACTTACTGAAAGCTTGAACGGTTGTGTGCTTATCAGCTGTCAGAAACTTGGTTATATTCACAATCTGCGGCAGACCACAAGCATTACAAGCTGGTGCTTTGAAGGCAGATTAATTGTCCTGTTATTTGTTCCTGCTTGACCAACACTAACTTGAAAAACCGCACCAGCATTGGAAGGCCGGGTAATACCCCTCCACAGCAGCAGTTTGCAGTTTGCAGTTTGCTGGCTCAAATTGTACAAAAATAAGCAAATGAAATAAACGAAAGACCCCATTTTAGCAACAAAAGCAAAACAAATGGTAGTAAAAACAGAGCAAGAAACCACTAGTGCAAAAGACAATGGTAAAGCTACTTAGTTCAGCAGTGGTTCTTCTGCTGCAGTTTGATGATAAAGTCaccatttttgtttctttgaacAACAGAGAATGACAAAAAAGGAGAGGAAGGAAGAGCTTTAAACTGACCTTTTGTATAACTGATTACTGATATAATTGCTCTCTTGTTTTGGGAATTTTGCTAGGCTAATTAATTTACTCTGGATCAAAATGCTCTATCAAATTAACAAATCAAAACACCTAATTCATGGGGAAATAACACATCCACAATACTTTGGACAAGTAAAGTAACAAACCAATCAACCATGGAAAATGACAATATTTTTCTTATAGTAATAAAAAAACATAGTCAATGTTTAGTACTTTTAAATCAAGGAATCGGATAAGATAAGAAAAATTTCTGATCAAAACGAGGTTATAActcccaaattcaaattcaaaaaaacATTCttactaaatatttttttgatatGAATGCATTCAGTTACATTATTGTTTGAAGCTTTTCAACTTGATCCACTTcccataaaaaagaaaaaacttgTTGGGTTGCCAAATAGGGTAACAGACCCACTAAATCAGCACATTCAGCAGCAAATCTGTAATTGTTCCTTAGATCTTCCGACACAAGAACTGAGATTACGTGCAAACTACCTTCCATGTCACTGCCAACATCAAATGTAGCTGTCATTAGTCAAATTTCATACCAAGAGTTATATAGTTAGATTAATAGATGATGAAGATGAAATCAAGGAACCAACAAAGCAGATGCCAAAGCTTAATAAGCAGGCCACTTACTCAAAGCTTGAATGGTTCTGAGCTTATCTGCTGTGGTAAACTGGGTTGGCCTCACAATCTTTGTGGGCCCACAAGTATATCCAGGCCCGGGTGCCTTGAATGTGAAATTCATTGGCGGCTTAACTGTTATATTTGATGTTCCGGCTTGACCAACAGTAACTTGAAAAGAGCTAAGAGTATTGGCACGTAATACCCCACCGCGGCAGCAGTTAGCAATTTGCTGGTTGTAAGGTGTCCCAGGAGGCGAATCTATGACTTGTGGATTACTCTTACAACAGTGAGGAATGTTCCTTTTAAATCCCGAACAATCTCCGTGCTCAGTGGTTTGCGCGCCTACCATCTGCCATATTATTTGCTTTCTGGGCCATGTCCATCCTAGTCTCCACCCTGGTGCTTCAATGTTGCGGTTCTTCTGATGGTTGAACATATCGACAACAGCCTGCCAGCACCAAAGCAACATGATTAGGCCAATGAAACAAAGGCAAATCAATGGTGCACTGTAGTGTTAGGAGTACTTACAAGATACCCATCAGGGGTCCAATTCACAACATCCCATTTTatagtaatatttccatttgaACCGCCTGCATCATAGGCTTCTGCTGCAGTATATAAGGATTCAGCAACTTTAATCATCAGTATCATTCATTAAAATTTAGCAGTGTACACAATATTGAATGGATCCAACTTAAACAACAGATTGATCGATCAAACTATCAAtgcaacataaaataaaattcctCATACATTATTCAGgaactaaaacaaaattctaGACCATAATTTAGCAACATTATGCAGCTCTTAAGTCTTAACCAAAAGACATATATGCAGCTCTAAGTCTTAACCAAAAGAGATAAAACACCAAATTAGCTTAGAACAAAGGTAACTGACTTAATTACCAGTTGACGCAAAAAAAGAGCAGGAAAGCAAGAATGCAAAGGAAATGGTGAGTTTAGCCATGGATATTCTGATGCAGTGAGGTGTTAAAGTTTCCATTTTTGTTGTAAATGACTTACAGATAAAGAGAAGGGAAGAGCTTTAATATGAGGTGTGGTTGCCTAAGTCAACTTATGCAACTTGTTAGTTACTTACACAATGCCTTGGCCAGTTGGCCCTTGACTATTCACAAAATCACAACCACAAGTTTGTAACAGACATTGCTGATTTAACAGTCTTGCATATCTCTTTTGTCAAAGATGAAGCCTTTTCAAGATTGGCAACACACTTATACAAGCATATCATTATACTTGGCCTTATGGGCATTAAAGTTTGGTTCATTAGTTCTATCTCTTGACCCATGTTTTGGGCTGCAGACTTCAAGGCCTACTAGTATTATGAAATCGAGAATTCGAGATATACCTAAGGTCTAAGGATAAAGTAAGTATAGTTATGTAAAAACAAGTTAGGTTTAATATAAATAAGTTCATAAAAAAATAACTTAAACTAGACAAAATTTAGTTTTGATGACTTCCAAAATAGGGTCAAAAACTCCATTATATAATAATGTTATATCATACTTCCTGCGTTCGTTTTTACTTGCAACGTTGGTCACTTTTACGCATGACAATGCACATCTTTGATCATATACACCCCTATTAGTTTCCTGGTCCACATATTCCTAATGTAATTTGGTTAACATCAGTGTTAGGTTAAGCTAACATGTCTTTAGCTTAGTATATTTAAACACttcaagaaaataataaaaggtCAATAGACAGTTTCTCGAAAATGCAAGCACATAGAATGATATATCTGATGAAAAATCGCGCAGAGGTTTTCAACATCTGAAAAAAGATTGTTCTTGGATAATAGGACTATAGCAGAACTAGTAACTTACAATATATCCATCAGGTATCCAGTTGATATTCTTGATAACATCCCATTTGAGAGTAATATTCAATTTGGACCAAGAGCTTCATGAGCTTCTGCACAAGGAATTAAGGATTCAGTGAATTAAAAGTCAAATTTTATGGCAGCTCAGACAGTCATTAGAATTCAGCATGATTAACCATAAACTTCAATGCGGAGTACACAATACCTAATAGATTTTAGTAAACACCAGAACAAAACAACAATGACAATGCTCTTTGCTTGAAATACTTTGTCCTTATTAAAAAGGTACCACAAATAGCAATTCCGGCAATTCATAATAACTCTCATCCTCCACATCCGAAGTCAGACAAAAACTGTATAATCCTTTTCCATCATGTATAAATTTAGCAACTAAACAAGAATTGTAGACCAAAAATGTGGCAGTATGCCCAAATTGTAAAATATAAGCAAATGAAATAAACTAAAGACCCATTTtagcaacaaaaacaacaaatgGTAAATAATTACCAGTTGAAGTAAAAAGAAACCAAGAAACCAAGCATGCAAAGAAAATGGTGAAGCTACTGAGTTCAGCAGTGGATCTTCTGCTGCAGTTTGATGACAAAGTCAccatttttgtttctttaaaCAACAGAGAATGACAAAAAAGGAGAGGAAGAAAGAGCTTTAAACTGAGCTTTTGTTGACTAGTTCACTTTATGCACTTGCTAATGTCTTAACTATTCATAAGAAGCATTAACATCAATTAGAAACCTAAAGTCCATTGACAAGTGACAACCACAAGCTTTTGATCATGGGAGATACAGTAATTACTCTGTCATATTTCTTCTGCGAAAAATGAAGCTTTGTCAAGATTGGCAACACATATCTGCGAAGAAACAAGGGAAATGAGATAGGATCGTTGTAAGATTTATATAAGATATATGAGCACCTATTCAATGAGTAAAATGTATAcatgtttgaatgcttgaatgCCACAATAAAGCGCATCAATGAGAGATGAACAAACATTCTCGTGTATTTGTATATGATCCAAGCGGATCATTTACCCTGTTTATGCATGCTTAAgctcatttaatttatttgaacTCGAGCTTTTGGTCAGCTCAAACACTTGTTGAAGTTCAGTTCATTTAAGATCAAATAAGTATGTATTGATCAAACTAACCTCAAGCTTTATCTTTTTAACGGATCTTTTAACTAAGAACACAAATGAAATTTCGCCGAGCCTGAGTTCTAGCTGAGTCTGTGTTCATTCACAACCctactcacaagtcacaacagGGAGAAATTGTCTTCGGCTGCAGttgtgcatatatttcttttaccAATAATCTCCACACGAACAACACCCATTCTTAAAATGATGGAACCGCTTGTTATCTCTCACAACTATCTCCCTGTTCACAACCTTAGATACCAATTTAATGGCGTTATGGCAGTCACTACATATACGTAGATTCTTGCACACTCTCACTGTCATACCTTCCGCAGTTTTTAACAAGCCAAAGGATACTGCGAGCTTCTCACTATGTCCCCTCAATATTTGTAATTTCTCTTCTTGTCCTACATCATGAAGCACTGAGCTAGTATCAGGATTGTAACCATATTTACTGATCTTTTCCTCTAATACACTCCAGATTTCCCGAATCTCTTCTGATTTAGAAAGCATGTGATCACCAACCACAAAATTATAAATCTTCCTTCCAACTTCAATCCAACTACATCCAGCATCTTTCTGAAGACCTTTCTCCCTCATCTTTTCCCTCACACTTCTAACATCACCCCACTTACCTGATTGTGCTAGTACATTTGATACTATAACATAGTTCTCTACCCTGTTTGGATCTAGTTGTAGCAGTTTCTCAGCTGCCATTCTTCCTAAATCCTTATTACCATGAGTCCTACAAGAGCTAACCAAAGAAGTCCAAATTTTAGCGTCAGCTTCCATGGGCATGTCTTTCACAAACTCCATTGCATCATACAGTTTCCCAGCACGTGCTAGCATGTCCACCACACAAGTGTAATGCTCCAACCTGGGCTTTATCCCATATATACTATCCATTTCATAAAAATATTCCAGACCTTCTTTAACAAGCCCGGAATGGCTACATGCCATAAGTAAACTAATAAATGTAAAATGATCAGGCTCTAATCCCAGTTTTAACATCTGTTCAAATAGCAACAGGGCCTCATTTCCATATCCATGGACTGCATATCCTGAAATCATGGCAGTCCATGATACTAGATTTTTCTTGGTTTGGTTGTCAAAGAATCTCCTAGATAGTTCTATGCACCCACATTTTGCATACATATCTAGGATGGAACAGTTTATAAACATGTCTTTTGTCAGATTGGCCTTCAAGGTGAAACAGTGTATTTCCCTCGCCAGCCTCAAGCATGACAGCTGTGAACAAGCCATTAGGAGACTTGTTATTGCAATCTCATTGGGCTGAATTCCTCGCTCAAGCATGTGGTGGAATATTTCTATAGCTTGTTCTGGACATCCATTCTGTGCATATCCAGAAATCATTGCGTTCCAGGAAACTCGGTTTCTATTCACTGTTCCATCAAATAAAACCCTAGCAAAATGTGGTTTTCCACAGCGGAAGTACAAAGAAAGTAGTGACACTGATATAAATGGATCAGTTTCTATTCCATTCCGGAGCACAAAGCCATGGATTTGTTTGCCAGATGGCAAAAACCCAAGTTTGGAACAGGCAAAAAGCAGACTACTTAAGCTATACCTGTCTGGATGTAAGCCTGAAGATCCCATTTCAAGGTACAAGTCTAGAGCTCTTCTCGGATCTCCATATTGTGCATTACCATCAATTACTGCATTCCAAGAGTTCGATGTCTTGGTGCTTATTCCATGAAAGACAAACTCGGCAGAACTTAGTGACTCACATTTTGCATAGGCTACAATGAAAGCATTAGCCACTAACTCATCACCAAGAAATTCACGTCTTAATGAGTAACCATGAAGTTCCTTTAAGCTCATTAGATGTGACTTGTGGGAGAAAGCTGgcaacaaattcaaaatagtgACTTCGTTGACCTTAGTTTCATCTCCTTCCATCTGCATTTCCCTAAGAAGATCAAATGTCTTGCAAGCATCACCATCCCTAGAAAAATTCCAGATGACGGTGTTCCAAGACACAGTGTTCTTATTTTCCTTCTTTTCGAAGAGGGTTTGAGCAGCATTTGAGAGCTCACATTTGGCATACATGTCAACAAGGGCGTTATTCACAGTTACCTCACAAATGAGACCTAGTTTTACAGCCAAACCATGAATCATCTTTCCCATTTCTACATCCCCTTCCCCAGCACAACTCGGTAAGATTGTCACTATTGTAGCAACATCGGGTACCAAACAACACTCATCTTCAAGCATCTTCACAAATACAACAACACCCTCCATATATAACCCATTCTCTGAATAAACATGAATCAACGAATTCCACGAAACCAAATTTCTTTCAGGCAAATTATCAAACACCTTCACTGCATGCTCAATTAACTCATATTTTCCATACATCATAATCAATGAATTTCCCACAAACACATCCGAAACCAAACCCGATTTCGCCGCCAACCCATGAATTGCCTCCCCAAGACTAATCCTCAAACCCAAAGCACAAGATTTAATAACACAAGGGAAGGTAAAATTATCAGG contains:
- the LOC110794630 gene encoding protein COBRA, with amino-acid sequence MSMAKLSSFTVFFAFLLSCSFFASTGEAYDARGSNGNITIKWDVMNWIPDGYLAVIDMFNHQKYRNIEAPGWRLGWTWAKKEIIWQMMGAQTTEQGDCSRFKGNIPHCCKSNPEVVDLLPGTPYNQQFANCCRGGVLRANTVSSFQISVGQAGTSNRTVKLPRDFTFKAPGPGYTCGPAKIVRPTQFITADKHRTFKALMTWKVVCVGRSKE
- the LOC110794629 gene encoding protein COBRA-like; protein product: METLTPHCIRISMAKLTISFAFLLSCSFFASTEAYDAGGSNGNITIKWDVVNWTPDGYLAVVDMFNHQKNRNIEAPGWRLGWTWPRKQIIWQMVGAQTTEHGDCSGFKRNIPHCCKSNPQVIDSPPGTPYNQQIANCCRGGVLRANTLSSFQVTVGQAGTSNITVKPPMNFTFKAPGPGYTCGPTKIVRPTQFTTADKLRTIQALMTWKVVCT
- the LOC110794628 gene encoding pentatricopeptide repeat-containing protein At1g18485, whose product is MAMALLPSSSSHHYHSPFPLNSITYQSYRNNYNLHSTKKPVASLSLSSPKPLKNPQILNPKFSFPLIVHNLCQSRNLNQALSVIQEQLANPNCNLIQTAEAVGLLIQSCGQQRNIEIGRKVHGVTSTHFSNDLVLYTRLITMYSVCGFPLDCRFAFDELKVKNLFLWNALISAYTKNELYDDSLLMFCELVSSTVFKPDNFTFPCVIKSCALGLRISLGEAIHGLAAKSGLVSDVFVGNSLIMMYGKYELIEHAVKVFDNLPERNLVSWNSLIHVYSENGLYMEGVVVFVKMLEDECCLVPDVATIVTILPSCAGEGDVEMGKMIHGLAVKLGLICEVTVNNALVDMYAKCELSNAAQTLFEKKENKNTVSWNTVIWNFSRDGDACKTFDLLREMQMEGDETKVNEVTILNLLPAFSHKSHLMSLKELHGYSLRREFLGDELVANAFIVAYAKCESLSSAEFVFHGISTKTSNSWNAVIDGNAQYGDPRRALDLYLEMGSSGLHPDRYSLSSLLFACSKLGFLPSGKQIHGFVLRNGIETDPFISVSLLSLYFRCGKPHFARVLFDGTVNRNRVSWNAMISGYAQNGCPEQAIEIFHHMLERGIQPNEIAITSLLMACSQLSCLRLAREIHCFTLKANLTKDMFINCSILDMYAKCGCIELSRRFFDNQTKKNLVSWTAMISGYAVHGYGNEALLLFEQMLKLGLEPDHFTFISLLMACSHSGLVKEGLEYFYEMDSIYGIKPRLEHYTCVVDMLARAGKLYDAMEFVKDMPMEADAKIWTSLVSSCRTHGNKDLGRMAAEKLLQLDPNRVENYVIVSNVLAQSGKWGDVRSVREKMREKGLQKDAGCSWIEVGRKIYNFVVGDHMLSKSEEIREIWSVLEEKISKYGYNPDTSSVLHDVGQEEKLQILRGHSEKLAVSFGLLKTAEGMTVRVCKNLRICSDCHNAIKLVSKVVNREIVVRDNKRFHHFKNGCCSCGDYW